Part of the Halobellus ruber genome is shown below.
GACGGGGCGCTGGTCGATGCCCTGGCGGCCGGCGCCGACCTCCGATTCGAGTTGACCGTCGAGACCGCCGACGCCGTCCCGTAGCCAGCTGCCTCCCGCTGTGCTACGGCTCGGAGGCGTGCGCGTCGGCGGCTGCCGCGTCGCCCTCGGCGTCCTGCCCCCGATCGACCGCCAGCGCCGCGACCCGCTCGCGGAGGTCGTCGATCCGACCGTTCGACCGCCCGACGTACCCCTTGAGGTCCTGGGTCGTCGTGGCTCCCTGGTCCGTGGGTTCGATCAGTCCCTCCTCTTCGAGCACTCGCAGCGAGTACCGGACCTTGTGGTCCGGGATCGAGAGCTCCTCGGCGAGCTGGACGATCCCGATCGGCTCGCCACGGATCACCAGCCGAAGGACCCGCAGGTGCCGCTCCAGCATCTCGACCTCGTTGTCGATTCGTTCGATCACGTGTGCCCGGTTTCGGAGGAGGATATTCATACTGTCGAACGGCTGCGGACCGCGCACAGCGCCGCGGAGCGTCCGGGGACCCGCCGGCCCGGACCACCGGTATCCAAGGTGACGACCGGCGGCGAACGGTACACTCAAACTTCCGACGCCGAAAGTAACGCCGATGCTTGCCCCCGGCGATCCCGCGCCCGACTTCGAGCTGTCCGACCACTGCGGCGACCCCGTGTCGCTGTCGTCGTACCGCGGCGACTACGTCGTCGTCTACTTCTACCCGCGGGCGGACACGCCCGGCTGTACGACCGAGGCGTGCGGCTTCCGCGACGCCTACGGGGCGTTCGAGGAGCGCGGCGTCGCCGTCCTCGGGATCAGCGACGACCCGGTCGAGGACCTCGCCCCGTTCGCCGCGGAGTACGACCTCCCGTTCCGGCTGCTGTCCGACGAGGACGGCAGCGTCGCGTCGGCGTACGACTCCTACGGCGAAAAGAACATGTTCGGCAACACGTTCGACGGCGTCTTCCGCAACACCTACGTCGTCGGCCCCGACGGGACGGTCGTCCTCGCGTACGAGGGCGTCTCCCCCGACGGGCACGCCGAGGCGATCCTGGATGATCTCGACGATCTCGGGGTGGACGCGGCGTAACTGCGGCGCGAGACCCCGCCGTCGGTCGGGAGGTCCTGCGACCGTTCGAGGCCGCCTCGACGGCCCGCACCCGTGCGGCCGTACTGTCGGCCCGCGAGCCGCCGGACTACTGGAACGTCCGGCTCACGCCGGCTTCGGGCGCGCGGTCGGGTTCGCCGGTGTCGAACCGCTCTTCGATCCGCTCGTACTGCTCTCTGGCCTCGTCGGTAACGCTGGGGCTGACCTCCTCGAGCGCCTGCTCGAAGTGGGCCATCGTCACGCGGACGTTCCCGACCGATTCGGCGACCTCCTCGCGGGAGACGCTGTTGATGAACTCCCGGCTTGCGGCCATCGACGCCTCGCGGCAGACCGCCTCGATGTCGGCGCCGACGTAGCCCTCGGTTCTGGCTGCGAGGTCGTCGAGGTCGACGCCGTCGGCCAGCGGCTTGTGCTGGGTGTGGACCCCGAAGATCGCCCGGCGGCTCTCCTCGTCGGGGACCGGCACGTGGACGTGACGGTCCAGCCGGCCCGGCCGGAGCAGCGCCGAGTCGATCAGGTCCGGGCGGTTGGTGGTCGCGATCACGACCACGTCCTCTAAGGTTTCGAGCCCGTCGAGTTCGGTCAGGAGTTGGGAGACGACGCGCTCGGAGACGCCCGAATCGCCCGTGTTGCTCCCGCGCTCGGTGGCGATGGAGTCGATCTCGTCGAAGAACACCACCGTCGGGGCGTTCTCGCGGGCCTTCTTGAAGATCTCGCGGACGCCCTTCTCGGACTCGCCGACGTACTTGTCCAGCAGCTCCGGCCCCTTCACGGAGATGAAGTTCGACTCCGCCTCGTTGGCGACGGCCTTCGCGAGCAGGGTCTTGCCGGTCCCCGGCGGGCCGTACATCAGGACGCCCTTCGCGGACTGCATGTCCAGCGTCTCGAAGACCTCGGGGTACTCCAGCGGCCACTGGATGGTCTCCCGGAGCCGCTCTTTGGTGTCTTCGAGGCCGCCGACGTCACCCCACGTGACGTCGGGGACCTCCACGAAGACCTCCCGGAGCGCCGAGGGTTCGATGCCCTTGATCGCCTCCTTGAAGTCCGACTCGGTGACCGACAGCGACTCCAACACCTCGGCGTCGATCTCGTCGGCTTCGAGGTCGAGTTCCGGACGGATCCGCCGGAGCGCGTTCATGGCGGCCTCCTTCGCGAGGCTCGCGATGTCGGCGCCGACGAA
Proteins encoded:
- a CDS encoding winged helix-turn-helix transcriptional regulator, whose protein sequence is MIERIDNEVEMLERHLRVLRLVIRGEPIGIVQLAEELSIPDHKVRYSLRVLEEEGLIEPTDQGATTTQDLKGYVGRSNGRIDDLRERVAALAVDRGQDAEGDAAAADAHASEP
- the bcp gene encoding thioredoxin-dependent thiol peroxidase is translated as MLAPGDPAPDFELSDHCGDPVSLSSYRGDYVVVYFYPRADTPGCTTEACGFRDAYGAFEERGVAVLGISDDPVEDLAPFAAEYDLPFRLLSDEDGSVASAYDSYGEKNMFGNTFDGVFRNTYVVGPDGTVVLAYEGVSPDGHAEAILDDLDDLGVDAA